One Natrinema longum genomic window, TCCCAGTCCGGTCGTGATCGCCGGAACGAGCGAGTCGCCGGGCTGGGGAAACTGGACCGCCGCGGCGGGGAGGTGCGTCGGGTCGCCGGTCGCGAGGTTCTCGCCTGGCACCCAGCGGTGGTCGGCGCTCGACTCGTAGGCCGGCGCGTCGTCCGGGCGGACGAGGGCCGTCGGGGCCACGGCGCTCTCGAGGTCGTCCTCGCTCGCGTGGACGAAGTCGGCCTCGCGGTAGACGCCGGCACAGTAGCGCTCGAGTCCCTCGCCGACGGCTTTCATCAGCGCGGCGTTCCAGTCGTCGGCCACGCCAGCCGCCTGTCGCGGCGCGCTCGCGTCGCTGTAGGCGGTCGTCTCCGCGACCGTCGCCAGGTAGTAGGGGGCGGGGAACGACTCGATCTCGCCGATGCTCGCGATCGCACCGACTCGGTCGTCGATCGCCCCCTCGGCGTGTTCGACGGCGGCGTCGAGTTCGAGGGCGTCCGCGTCCCGATCGAGGGATCGGTCACGGTCCGTCTCCGCACACGCACAGCCGGGAACGGGCAGGAGCCGCCGCCGGGCGTGTGGCACTTCGCGAACCTGTCCGATGATCGACCCTTCAGCCCCCGAGAGGACGCGAACGCACTCCCGGCCGGCGACCGCACCGGCGAGTCGCGCTGCACTGCGGTCGGCCTGTGGGCCGTCGGCTCGCTCCTCGAGGTTCGACGCGACGCGAGCGCGGAGACAGTCGAAACAGCCGGTCGCGGGTGCGAATCCGGAGATGGCGGCGTCGACGGCTTCGATGGGGTGGCCGCCGACCCCGCCGATCTCGACGGCGATCCAGGGCGTTCCGCCGGACCGGGCGGCCTCGGTTGCCCGTTCGAACGTCGCCGACCCCGCGACGTCGCTGACGACTGCGAAGCGGGCGTCGTCGAGTTCCGCTGGAGCGGCGTCGCGGACACCGATATCGACATCGTCGAGCGCGGTGACGACCGCCTCGCGAACGGGATCGTCACCCACGACGTGGACGTGCATACCTCTAGCTGCTGGCGCGGGCGGCAAAAGCGCCCCGCTCGAGCCGCGACGGTGTGGCCCCGAGAGCGAGGCAGTGCCCCCCATACGGTTTGCTGTCCCGATCTCCCGGTGGGACCGCAGGGCGGTCCCGGTCCCACCGGTACTGACGGACGGGAGACCGTCTCAGTCCTCGACGGGCGTCGCCGAATCGAGGTAGACGAGTTCGTCCCTCGCCTCGAGCAGGCGCACGCCCCAGGTGACGGTGATCGGGACGAGCGCGGTCGTGAAGACGGCGATGAAGACGAGGATCGAGAACATCGATTGGTCGATGACCCCGGCCTCGAGGGCGACCCTGGCGATGATGATTTCGACCGTCCCGCGGCCGTTCATGCCGAAGCCGACGACCAGTCCCTCGCGAGAGGAAAGCGACGTCGGCAGCGAGAACAGCCAGGAGCCGATGATCTTGCCGAGGAAGGCGATCACGACCAGCGTGGCGAGCACGCCGAGCGAGTCGGAGAACACGTCGAACGTGATCTGGAAGCCGACGGTGACGAAGAAGACCGGCGCGAACAGCCCCATCGCGAGGTCGTACATCACCGTGTGCATGTGCTCGTAGAGCCCCGGCTCGACGTCGGCCTGCCGGAGGAACATCCCCGCCATGAAGCCGCCGATGATCATGTGCAGGTCCGCCAGCGTCGCGAGTTGCGCGAACAGGAGGGAGACGAGCAGGGCGAACGTAAACGCCGTCGTTCGATCGACGAAGCCGTATCGCTCCCGCTGGCGTTCGATGTATCGCCACGCGATCGGCAGGAAGCGATACCCGATGACGAGCGTCACCGCGAAGAACCCGATCGCCTGCAGGAGGATCCGCCCGATCTCGGTCGGATCGAGCGTGCCCGCGGTCACGTAGCTGTCGACGCCGGCGAACGCGATGAGCACCCCCACGTCGGAGGCGAGCGCGCCGCCGAGTAACACGTTCGCGATCCGCGTATCCAGAAGCTCGAGGTCGGCGAGGATTCGCGATTTCGTCGCCAGCGAGGTCGCGGCCATGGCGAGCCCGAGAAAGAGCGCCGCGCCGACGGAGACGCCGAGCCAGACGCCGGCCGCGTAGCCCAGTCCAAAGGGGATGACGAAGGCACCGAAGGCGATCAGCAGCGATTGGGGGCCGAGTTCGAACAGTTCGCGGAGATCGACCTCCATGCCGACGTAGACCATCAGGAGGAAGATCCCGAGTTCGGCGAGGACCGAGAGCAGCTCCGACGGTCGCAAGAGTCCGAGCAACGCCGGTCCGAAGGCGATCCCGGCGAACAGCTCGCCCATCATCGTCGGGTAGCCGAGGCGCTCGGCGAACGCGCCGAACACCCACGCGACCGACAGGACGAGCAGGAGACTGAGGATGTCGATCGAGACGGCCTCGACCATCGCGGTTACCCTCCCTCGTCCGGGATCGAATGGTTGGATCGTCGTTTCGGTTCGTCGTCTCGAGAGCAGTGACTCCAGTTCGGGTGGGGCATCGTAGTCGGGTCAGGTCGAATCGACGGTTCAAGAGTACTTCACTGGTGTGGGTACCGACACACTCGTCGGCGTCAGTCGTCGGTGCTGGCCTCTCCCACCTCGAGGTTGTCGCCCGGTCCGGGGGCCATCGGTTCGTCGGTGACGTCGGCGTCCCGCCACGTTCCGCGGCGGTACCAGCCGTAGGCCAGCGCCGCACCGACGACGTTCGAGACCGCGAAGGCGACCCAGATCCCCCGGTAGTCGTAGGCCGTCGCGAGGCCGTAGGCGATCGGGAGCCGCACGAGCGCGTAGATCACGATGACGATCGCGGCCGCGGTCAGTGTCTTGCCGGTCCCCCGGAAGCTTCCGTTGTAGGCCCGCATCACGCCGATGAAGCCGAAGGAGGGAGCGACGTATCGAATGAACGTCGTCCCGATCTCG contains:
- a CDS encoding YcaO-like family protein; translation: MHVHVVGDDPVREAVVTALDDVDIGVRDAAPAELDDARFAVVSDVAGSATFERATEAARSGGTPWIAVEIGGVGGHPIEAVDAAISGFAPATGCFDCLRARVASNLEERADGPQADRSAARLAGAVAGRECVRVLSGAEGSIIGQVREVPHARRRLLPVPGCACAETDRDRSLDRDADALELDAAVEHAEGAIDDRVGAIASIGEIESFPAPYYLATVAETTAYSDASAPRQAAGVADDWNAALMKAVGEGLERYCAGVYREADFVHASEDDLESAVAPTALVRPDDAPAYESSADHRWVPGENLATGDPTHLPAAAVQFPQPGDSLVPAITTGLGLGSSTVDALISGLTEVIERDATMLAWYSTFDPLGLSVATPAFERLERRARSEGLSVTPLLVTQDIDVPVVAVAVHRDADGDAISPGEEPWPAFAVGSAADLDAEAAATSALEEALQNWMELRNLGPEAADEAGGAIGEYASRPAAGRAFVDTDRTVPAANVGPDPVPTGLDRLETLCSRVAAAGLTPYGARLTTRDVADIGFEAVRVVVPGAQPLFTDTPFFGERARTVPADLGFEPRLERDFHPYP
- a CDS encoding cation:proton antiporter is translated as MVEAVSIDILSLLLVLSVAWVFGAFAERLGYPTMMGELFAGIAFGPALLGLLRPSELLSVLAELGIFLLMVYVGMEVDLRELFELGPQSLLIAFGAFVIPFGLGYAAGVWLGVSVGAALFLGLAMAATSLATKSRILADLELLDTRIANVLLGGALASDVGVLIAFAGVDSYVTAGTLDPTEIGRILLQAIGFFAVTLVIGYRFLPIAWRYIERQRERYGFVDRTTAFTFALLVSLLFAQLATLADLHMIIGGFMAGMFLRQADVEPGLYEHMHTVMYDLAMGLFAPVFFVTVGFQITFDVFSDSLGVLATLVVIAFLGKIIGSWLFSLPTSLSSREGLVVGFGMNGRGTVEIIIARVALEAGVIDQSMFSILVFIAVFTTALVPITVTWGVRLLEARDELVYLDSATPVED